In the Leptospira wolffii serovar Khorat str. Khorat-H2 genome, ATATAATCCGCAGTCAGCTCGTAGATTGTCGGTAGATTCGTTTCCCAGAAAAGATCCAGGCCCGCGTCCGGAGCGATAACCGCGAATCCATTATCCAGCATTTTCTCGATGACCTTAACCTCGTAGTATCCTCCGAAAGGTTCTCCTTGGGTTCTAGAGAACTGAACCGTAAAGAAGGACCCTTGGTACATAATCACTACGGGCCATCCTCCGGCCGGGGGAGTTCCTTCCGGTACCTGGTATCTAACGTCTCTAAAGATCCCGGTTCTTGCTTCTATCTTTTTGCTCGAGTAAGAGCAACTGGTCGTCTTGATTAAGAGTCCCGTCGTTTTACAGCGAGCCGCTTCCGCTTCTCCCGCTCCCACGAATAGGAACCCGGCGATCAAAAGAGGCGCGAGCATTATGATTCTCTTCAACATTTTTTCCTCCCCGATTCGATGGTTTCGAATCGGTATGGGGTTTCTAAAGCAAATCCCGTGCCGAAGAGAATTTCGATTTTATGTAACGATTGTTTTATGAATAGGATGCAAAATTCGGTATGGATTCGAAGAACGGAGTTTTATCG is a window encoding:
- a CDS encoding plasmid partitioning protein, with protein sequence MLKRIIMLAPLLIAGFLFVGAGEAEAARCKTTGLLIKTTSCSYSSKKIEARTGIFRDVRYQVPEGTPPAGGWPVVIMYQGSFFTVQFSRTQGEPFGGYYEVKVIEKMLDNGFAVIAPDAGLDLFWETNLPTIYELTADYIFLNNLFAAIRNGAFGPINPNKKFATGISSGGYNTSRMAVSFQGEFKALAIQSGSYATCSGPLCIVPTLPSNHPPTFFMHGFLDAVVPWWTMDLYYDKLRSQGIPTDRYTDYLAGHEWVSASAGKIYAWFNQYR